The Mauremys reevesii isolate NIE-2019 linkage group 1, ASM1616193v1, whole genome shotgun sequence genome segment CCAATGCCACCCTGGCTCTTACCCCAACATGCACTCGATACACCCCGGCCTTCCCAAGGAGAGGGTGCTCCCCACTTGTCCAAAACTTCAGGTACATGTCGGGGtttctgccttcctctgaagATCTAGTAGTGGCCATTGCCAGAGGTGGGATACCAAACTAGACTGGGCTACATCGGGTTCTGCTGTGGCAAATTCTgtatttaaaatgtcattttcacTAAGCAGTTATATCAGTGAGCTGATAAGACAAGGAAGGGAGCTCTGCCTTGTTCTAAGTGAGCATTTATTCTGCTCTTGGGGTGGTTATCTGGCAAGAAAGGTGAAAGCCAATCTGAGATCTCAGCAGCTCCACTCACGTGCCATTTCCATTTTAccagcctggcccagaccccatCAGGTCAGGATTTACCATTCTGCAACAACTTTGGCACCACTGTACCTGTGAAGGGGAGAAAAATACAAAGCCTCCATCTAATTtctggagaaggggtggggaaagggaatggTAGTGCTGTTGGATGGAACCCACTCCAACatttggggaggtggggaagagaagggtAAATTATATGGGTTTTCTCCAAAACAGGACTTGCCTCTTCAAATCAGAAATTGTTGGTTACCCCAAGGACACCCTCCTCCAGTTCAAGTGAGCCAAATACCATCCCAGACACACACTTCAACACTACAAAATACTCCTTTCTCTAAGACCCATCTAATACCACTATAGTTTGTGCAATCACTGcatttattattcatttttaaactctctcccccatagaaatttcattttttaaaaacttttcttttttcttttcttttcttttttttttgcaaaactatTCATTTCACTTTTTCCACTTTCCATCATAAAATCTCCTCTAAAAACACAACAACAAGAGAATAAACATGGCACAGACAAAGACTGTTTCCCTGGTTTGGGGGGAATGCTTTTGCATACTCCCTCCAACCCTATGCCCTCTCTGAAAGCATGGATGGGACCTCCCTTTTATCTTCCAGTAGGGAGGgagtaaaaaataaatcagagatGGAAGGTGAGCATAACCCACATTCATACCAGTGTGGAGTTTTGTCAGCCTCTAGTGGCTGGACCACACAAAGATTTATGAGACTACTACTGCCTGGTCTTTAGCTCAAGCAATAGAGActcatgcttttagatccagaggttCAGGGTTCAATCCCCACAGGTGACCCACCCAGGAGGGTGATGACACAAGCAGTCAAGCTACTTCCCCTGACTGGATTGCACTTCCTTCCTACAGAGAGATGATCTATGATACGAGTTCCTCCAAAGCCCAGTGCTCCTCTCCCCTCTTTATAATTCCAGGAAGAAGGGTCACCAAGCCCCCATGCAATCCTCTTGCCAATGctccagaggaaggcgaaaacccctcATTATGAAAAAAATCCAGGAATACcaaacagacatcaggaggagggggaggggggaaaactcTGCCAAGTAAACATTTCTTGGCTAAAACATGTCAAGAGTTTCCTATTAAAGTTCCCTTTTTTCTCCCACTTAAACTTTTCAAATATTTCTGAACTTTATTACCACGAAACAAGAACGCCATCACATACACGCCAAGAGTAACCAAGCAACCTAAAAATAAAAGTGACGGGCTGGCATGCATCTACTTTGTAAAACAGTTCCTCTTATCTTGCAGCCTCATAAAttaattccttttaaaaatcGTCTCTCTAACACAAGTCTCCTTGTTATTCTTCCAATATAGATCTCCCACATCTCCCCAACCTGCTTGTTTCTGAAGCTGCAGCCATTAGAATAAGTTACCATGAAATAAGAGAACCTTGCATGCGCAAGGTGAAGGAAAGATGCAAAACAAAGCAAAGACAACAGGCAGGTATTAATTCACATACACACGTACATATCCAACAAATTACAGGAAGCCTTGGACTGATGAATGAATGGGGAAGTCTCCCCCACCCTGTAACTGGTTTTGAAATATTCTGCTGGATtttaaaagttttgtttaaaaaacccacaaaggatgggcagttttgtgtgtgtgtggggggggggggggttgtggttGTGTGGGAATACAACTAACCACAAGTGGGATCATCTCTCAGATTGGCTACACACAAACTGGAATTTTGAATTCAcacctttttaaaatgttgatgcAAGTCTCTGTGTGGACATTTATTTTGCAGTAGGTGAGTTTTAAggctggtctacacctaaaaattaGATCGAACTAGCCACACATTGcttaaggctgtgaaaaatgaTGTGCCCTGTGCAATGTATTTAGGTCAACCTAAACCCCACTGTAGGCGCAGCCAGGTCAgtgaaagaattcttctgtcaaccaaACACCACCTCTTGAAGCGGTGGTTTTACAccgacagaaaaaccccttctatcactgtagcaagtgtctatgCTACAGTGGCGTAGCAGCAGCCGtagtgcttgtagtgtagacatacccttcaaATCCAGGGTGTCTGCAGGCAAAACCACAAAAGGGGTGAATTCCACCCAATTTagttatttggggggggggggtgagagagtgagtgagtgagagaggagtCCTTAGAGCTGAGTTCCTCTCTCCTCCAACCAGTACACGCACACCTGTAGGCATATTTATTAATTATGGATCCCACAACAGgcaacacccccccgccccccacccattTTTCCCCATGGTCATGGAATCAAGGCAGACACTCACTGCAACACTAATTTAGACTGAATGTATCAGCCTCTCTTCCCCACACCTCAGTGTTTCACAGATTCAGCAACAGTGGAGTGGGGAAGTGAGGGAGGGGTATCTAGCCACGAAGCTCAGCACTGACATAGAATCAAACAAGCCATGGAATGGCAAAGAGCGCTTCTGCACCTAGGACATTAAGAGCATGTCTCAGGGAAGTGGAGAAAGCCACATCATTGCCTGCTTCCaattacagagggtgggggccaTTCCAGATCCAATTTCACACTGAACATGTAAAAccaaggagttgggggtggggtagggggggcgggggaaggagaggcaggcaggcaggcgggcgcacacacacacacacacacacactaaatgtAAGACACGGTAATTCTTACAACAGGTTCTTAGCACCTTTGGTTGACAATTGTAGAGGCAATTTCAGATCCTGGAAATGGTTGTGGCGAACTCTCTCCAACCCACCCACCAGAAAGAGATGAAACCGAGCAGGAAGAGTAGCAGATCTTCCTTCGCACACACAAGGCCTGTAAAGCGATTCAGTGGAGCCAAGGAGGCTTATATTTTCCCTGGGAGGTAAGACTTGCTGACCTCATCTGGCTGGGGTAATGTCATGCCAAGCCATTGCTCCTCCTGAATTGATGGACGGATGTGTGGCTTTCCCACTTCCATTAGAAAAGGCTTAGGAAGGGTACAGCATGTCTCAGACCCGAGCAAGTGCAAATGATGAACATGAGGAGGAAGATCCAGGCTGGAAGTGACAGGCCCAACAAAGCTGAGCAGACTGGAAGATCTGGAAGGGAAGGAGCAGAAGGGAGGAGGAATGGCCCAGGTGGTCTCAAAGTGCCCATACAACTGCCAAGTTAGCACCACTAGTAAAAGCAAGAAGGAAGTGAGCTGGGGGCATGTGTTGTAGGGGTGCAACCCCCCACTCGGGCTCTGTTGCAATCTCGTTCTAGCCCTGATGCTTTACCttctgatccccctccccccgataGTGTCCCTCTCCCAGAGATACAGCCAGAGCTACTGAAGCTGGATCATAAGAGACAGCCAACCCATGTCACAGAGAAAGGAGAGGGTCAGAGCTGCCCTGGGAGAAGGCAGGGTGAAGAACTGGAGAAGTGGAAGTGTACAcagtgcagggcagagggggaaggtggggagagcACAGCCCCTTTCAAATGCCTTATCCATCTCTCCAGTAGCAGGAGCTCCCCCATATCTTCAGAAAAGATGCGGGGGGGAtccttccccacccagccccaacACATACACCCTGTTGTCGCCCAGGCGCCTTACCAGTTTGACAACATGTTCTTTGAAGACAAATGATCATTCCCCAGCCCAACCCCTCGCAGCTGTGACATCTGGGAACTTCAGACACCTCTGCCCTCCAACTCCCACCCCAGTCTCcgagcagaaagaaaaagaaccggggaaggggaggggggagagtagGAGAAAACTAACAACAGCCATTCACACCAGGACTTcttccagcagagcctcccctacCCCCCCAAAGCAGGGAGCCAACTTCTCACTTGCTGCCTCCTCCACCTGCTGCCACCTTCTCAAAATCCTCTGCGTTGCAGAACTCCTTGATGGTGACGGTCAGGAGATTGCTGGTGACATCCGTGACCACCACGTTGGAGCAGGGGGACATCTCGGGGCGCCAGTCGCCAGCCTCCTGCTCTGGGTCAGAAGAGGAGAGGGACGATGAGGGTGTCTGGCCCCCAGCACATCCCCCAGGGGGAGAGCGCTTGCTGGTGGCCGCTGATTCTGGTGGGATCGACAGGTCCAGGACCTCCGACTCGCGCCAGTCAGGGATGGCAGGGCTTAGGGTCTCGGGAAGCAGCTTTGGGGGAGAATCGTCTGGGTCGGAGGAGGAGTGAGGGGTAGGAGAGGGGCAGCCTGAGGAGCTGGAGCTGCGGGCATCGTAAGGGGTGGAGCTCATGATCAGCCCACAGGAGGCACCTTGTGAGCCCCCTGCCTCCATCTTGCCCTCCAGAGATGTGGCCGGTGCAGTGGACGGCTTGTTGTACAGCGAGAAGGTGCCGAACTTCATGTGGCGGATCTGGGTGCGGAGGATGCTCTCGCTGAACTTCTTACTCTTGCCAATGACACGGTTTCGTGAGGGGATCTTTGGCCGGGCCAGGCCCCCTCCTCCACTTGCGGCCTTTCCGCCCTTGTCAATAACCTTGAGGTTGAGGATGATGCGGCTGCGTTTGGGCTCACGAGGCTTCACCTTGCGGTTGATGATGCGGACAGTCTCGGAGAAGGGCGAGACTGGAGGACGTATGCCAGCCCCCCCGCCCATACCCCCGCTGTTCTGGGGGTCTGGGCGGGGCAAGGGACGCCGGGACATGCGATGGCATCGCCGGATGTCTTTCTTGAGCCGGTGCACTGCGGCGCTGGAGTGCAGCTTGGGCGAGGAGGTGCTAGAGCCAGGCTTGACAGAGAAGTGTACATCCCCAATGTGAAGGGCCTCCGCCTGGGCCCGAGCCTgcggtggagggggagagagaagaataGAGTCAGAGATGACCTGAGATATGCCAAGCCTTGAATCGGGGGCACCTCAGCTTGGGGTGACAAGACCACATTAGAAGCACCCTGTCAGGAACCAGAGAGCTACACCTCGTTTGTatacaaaataatatttaaatgaaGAAATAAATGCACAGGACCCAGTGGTGAATGGCTGCCAGAAGTACCCCTCAGTACCTGTTACAGCCCCTAGCTCTGGAGCCTTGGCTCTTTAGTTCAAACTGTAGCAGC includes the following:
- the CBX6 gene encoding chromobox protein homolog 6 isoform X2, yielding MELSAVGERVFAAESIIKRRIRKGRIEYLVKWKGWAIKYSTWEPEENILDSRLIAAFEQKERERELYGPKKRGPKPKTFLLKPGSSTSSPKLHSSAAVHRLKKDIRRCHRMSRRPLPRPDPQNSGGMGGGAGIRPPVSPFSETVRIINRKVKPREPKRSRIILNLKVIDKGGKAASGGGGLARPKIPSRNRVIGKSKKFSESILRTQIRHMKFGTFSLYNKPSTAPATSLEGKMEAGGSQGASCGLIMSSTPYDARSSSSSGCPSPTPHSSSDPDDSPPKLLPETLSPAIPDWRESEVLDLSIPPESAATSKRSPPGGCAGGQTPSSSLSSSDPEQEAGDWRPEMSPCSNVVVTDVTSNLLTVTIKEFCNAEDFEKVAAGGGGSK
- the CBX6 gene encoding chromobox protein homolog 6 isoform X1, whose protein sequence is MELSAVGERVFAAESIIKRRIRKGRIEYLVKWKGWAIKYSTWEPEENILDSRLIAAFEQKERERELYGPKKRGPKPKTFLLKARAQAEALHIGDVHFSVKPGSSTSSPKLHSSAAVHRLKKDIRRCHRMSRRPLPRPDPQNSGGMGGGAGIRPPVSPFSETVRIINRKVKPREPKRSRIILNLKVIDKGGKAASGGGGLARPKIPSRNRVIGKSKKFSESILRTQIRHMKFGTFSLYNKPSTAPATSLEGKMEAGGSQGASCGLIMSSTPYDARSSSSSGCPSPTPHSSSDPDDSPPKLLPETLSPAIPDWRESEVLDLSIPPESAATSKRSPPGGCAGGQTPSSSLSSSDPEQEAGDWRPEMSPCSNVVVTDVTSNLLTVTIKEFCNAEDFEKVAAGGGGSK